From the Deinococcus aquaticus genome, one window contains:
- a CDS encoding PQQ-binding-like beta-propeller repeat protein — translation MLRLSLVGMGLLLSACGGVGHPGNLHDAVTGQPISIPSLTTAWELPSVYQDAFAPAFFHNDRLFTVADDETALNAFDVAARKVTWSYGNIPNVPVGSGASVISAGQRLIEYNEGDRIRVWGPDMTLQHTLTLPAAYHKKGIRWGLEGMRQVGDLAILLVKEGVVAYRIPDLLAGRLDPVWDHQYPQGETTNQHLAIGVAVSAEHDLVVYGISDYDDGPKRLSRTTLHAVTASTGARRWEKEMDRMDGALLLWTALDIEKDTIVALETASAELSALNLDGTERWKVPRALCPNGGTTLMVDVSAEDGQVYPTPNGDACQNAYDLQTGALKWTFYPPRENAFSFGGRPLIVRGVAYLSNGYLFAVDTRDGKVLARSAKSNPRATRRSSTPLLEPGTGNIVQLGEDAVAYRPVR, via the coding sequence ATGTTGCGTCTGTCGCTGGTGGGAATGGGTCTGCTGCTGTCTGCCTGTGGTGGGGTAGGGCATCCAGGGAATCTGCATGACGCCGTGACCGGTCAGCCCATCAGCATTCCCAGCCTGACGACCGCCTGGGAGTTGCCGAGCGTCTATCAGGACGCGTTCGCACCTGCGTTCTTCCACAACGACCGACTGTTCACCGTGGCGGACGACGAGACGGCCCTGAACGCCTTCGACGTGGCCGCCCGGAAGGTCACCTGGAGTTACGGCAATATCCCCAACGTCCCGGTCGGGTCCGGTGCGAGCGTCATCAGCGCTGGACAGCGCTTGATCGAGTACAACGAGGGCGACCGTATCCGCGTGTGGGGGCCGGACATGACCCTCCAGCACACCCTGACCCTGCCCGCCGCCTACCACAAGAAAGGCATCCGCTGGGGACTCGAAGGCATGCGGCAGGTCGGTGACCTCGCCATACTGCTGGTCAAGGAAGGCGTCGTCGCGTACCGCATCCCGGACCTGCTGGCCGGGCGGCTAGACCCGGTGTGGGATCACCAGTACCCGCAGGGCGAGACCACCAATCAGCATCTGGCGATTGGGGTAGCGGTCAGTGCGGAGCATGACCTCGTGGTGTACGGGATCTCCGATTACGATGACGGCCCGAAACGCCTGAGCCGGACCACCCTGCATGCGGTCACGGCGAGCACGGGCGCGCGGCGGTGGGAGAAGGAGATGGACCGCATGGACGGTGCGCTGCTGCTGTGGACGGCACTGGATATCGAGAAGGACACCATCGTGGCGCTGGAAACGGCGAGCGCGGAACTGAGCGCCCTGAACCTTGACGGGACGGAACGCTGGAAGGTGCCGCGCGCCCTGTGCCCGAACGGCGGGACGACACTGATGGTGGACGTGAGCGCCGAGGACGGTCAGGTGTACCCGACGCCGAACGGGGACGCCTGCCAGAACGCCTATGACCTTCAGACTGGGGCGCTGAAGTGGACGTTCTACCCGCCGAGGGAGAATGCGTTCTCGTTCGGCGGTCGGCCGCTGATCGTGCGGGGCGTGGCGTACCTGAGTAACGGCTACCTGTTCGCGGTGGACACGCGGGACGGGAAGGTGCTGGCGCGGAGCGCGAAGAGTAATCCACGGGCGACGCGGCGGAGCAGCACGCCGCTGCTGGAACCGGGAACGGGGAACATCGTGCAGCTGGGTGAGGATGCCGTCGCTTACCGCCCGGTACGTTGA